The Acidobacteriota bacterium genome includes a region encoding these proteins:
- a CDS encoding CoA pyrophosphatase, translating into MKDFAADNLAAPWQGLQARLLRLEHLPIEPARIAQAAVTLILRAEQSEAQALIIKRAEHPHDPWSGHLALPGGRADDIDEDLLATAARETLEEIGLNLHAGGQFLGRLPKLSPKNPRLPQLEITPFVALAPAAFKLQFSAEVADAFWISLPQLKQEGMSSRHTWTVDGVERAWPAYPSSRGPIWGITGRILNDFLNLFE; encoded by the coding sequence ATGAAGGATTTCGCAGCGGACAACCTGGCCGCTCCGTGGCAAGGTTTGCAGGCCCGGTTGTTGCGCCTGGAACATTTGCCAATTGAACCCGCACGCATTGCCCAAGCCGCCGTCACGCTCATCCTGCGCGCCGAACAGTCCGAAGCACAGGCCCTGATTATCAAACGCGCCGAGCATCCGCACGATCCGTGGTCGGGTCATCTGGCGTTGCCGGGCGGGCGCGCCGACGATATTGACGAAGATTTGCTGGCCACGGCGGCGCGCGAAACGCTCGAAGAGATTGGCTTGAACCTGCACGCTGGCGGTCAGTTTCTGGGCCGCCTGCCCAAGCTATCACCGAAAAATCCACGCCTGCCGCAGCTTGAAATCACGCCGTTTGTCGCCCTTGCGCCCGCCGCCTTCAAGCTACAATTCAGCGCCGAAGTCGCGGACGCCTTCTGGATTTCACTGCCGCAACTCAAACAGGAAGGGATGTCCAGCCGCCACACCTGGACGGTGGATGGAGTTGAGCGTGCCTGGCCGGCTTATCCTTCTTCACGCGGCCCGATTTGGGGTATCACGGGCCGCATCCTGAACGACTTCCTAAACCTCTTTGAGTAA
- a CDS encoding amino acid permease, with the protein MNQQPQSAAPHLIRSFGTLQATALNMSNMIGIGPFLTIPLLMTALGGPQALLGWLIALVIVIPDGMIWSELGAMMPGSGGSYVYLREGFGRERFGRLMAFLFIWQFIISGPMEIASGYIGFAQYLGYIWPRVPLQLVVVVIGALNIALLYRQITHIGKITVSLWIGTLLTTGIVILTGVLHFDPKLAFDFPPDAFKFSTGFLFGLGAASRIGVYDYLGYYDICYIGEEVKEPGRTIPRSIIISVIAVALIYIAINFSIIGVVSWREFVPAEQKPIAQFIVSAMMEKIYGSKIAVALTLMILWTAFGSCFALLLGYSRIPFAAARDGYFFKVFSRLHPKHNFPHISLLVIGVLAILFSFFALGVVIDALIAMRILVQFVGQLCAVILLRRQAPTLPRPYKLWLYPLPNLVALLGWLFIFSTSDAQIIKFSFLALLAGVVCFLLWSRHVQRWPFQVLTENEHA; encoded by the coding sequence ATGAATCAGCAACCGCAATCCGCCGCGCCACACCTGATCCGTTCGTTCGGCACCTTGCAAGCCACGGCTTTGAATATGTCGAACATGATCGGCATCGGCCCTTTCCTGACCATCCCGCTTTTGATGACGGCACTGGGCGGGCCGCAGGCATTGCTGGGCTGGCTGATCGCGCTGGTGATCGTCATCCCCGATGGCATGATTTGGAGCGAGTTGGGCGCCATGATGCCGGGGTCGGGCGGCAGTTATGTTTACTTGCGCGAAGGTTTCGGGCGCGAACGCTTCGGGCGGCTAATGGCGTTTCTGTTCATCTGGCAGTTCATTATCAGCGGGCCGATGGAGATCGCTTCCGGATACATCGGCTTCGCGCAATACCTCGGCTACATCTGGCCCAGAGTCCCGCTGCAACTTGTCGTCGTCGTCATCGGCGCGCTCAACATCGCGCTGCTCTATCGCCAGATCACCCACATCGGCAAAATCACCGTCAGTTTGTGGATCGGCACTTTACTCACCACCGGCATCGTGATTCTGACCGGCGTGCTGCATTTCGATCCGAAACTCGCCTTCGACTTTCCACCGGATGCGTTCAAATTCTCGACCGGCTTCCTGTTTGGCCTGGGCGCGGCTTCGCGCATCGGTGTCTATGACTATCTGGGCTATTACGACATCTGCTACATCGGCGAAGAGGTCAAGGAGCCGGGCCGGACGATCCCGCGCTCGATCATCATCAGCGTGATCGCCGTGGCGCTGATTTACATCGCGATCAACTTTTCGATCATCGGCGTCGTGTCGTGGCGTGAGTTCGTGCCCGCCGAGCAAAAGCCCATCGCGCAATTCATCGTCTCGGCGATGATGGAAAAGATTTACGGCAGCAAGATAGCCGTGGCACTGACGCTGATGATTCTCTGGACGGCGTTTGGTTCCTGCTTCGCCTTGCTGCTCGGCTATTCGCGCATTCCCTTTGCGGCAGCGCGCGATGGCTATTTTTTCAAGGTCTTCAGCCGTCTGCATCCCAAGCATAACTTCCCCCACATCTCCCTCTTGGTCATTGGAGTGCTGGCGATTCTCTTCAGCTTCTTTGCGCTGGGCGTGGTGATTGATGCGCTGATTGCAATGCGCATCCTGGTGCAATTTGTCGGGCAACTGTGCGCCGTCATCCTCTTGCGCCGGCAAGCGCCGACGCTCCCGCGCCCTTACAAACTTTGGCTCTATCCCTTGCCCAATCTGGTCGCGCTGCTGGGCTGGCTGTTTATTTTTTCGACTTCGGACGCGCAAATCATCAAGTTCAGCTTTCTAGCGTTGCTCGCGGGAGTCGTTTGTTTTCTGCTCTGGTCGCGCCACGTCCAGCGCTGGCCGTTTCAAGTTTTAACAGAAAACGAACACGCTTGA